From the genome of Caldisalinibacter kiritimatiensis, one region includes:
- a CDS encoding flagellin: protein MRINHNISALNTYSRLSAANTMQSKSLEKLSSGMRINRAGDDAAGLAISEKMRAQIRGLEQASRNAQDGISMIQTAEGALNETQAILQRMRELAVQATNDTNVDADRQALQDEIDQLVDEIDRIANTTEFNTKNLLNGSLGVSVEDSSIVTKASMSADTQNGTYTVDLSGATLGTTANIGGAIATDASGLAQGTGTLTVNGVDFSIDTTTRLEDLASDITNKVNGVTATYDSVADTFNIETDEVGADQTLDVTASAANLINGEDWSGGSAISATGTNISGVNVDGMGADTNVAYDGNKVIVTGGNSKGLEFEALQVGSSVDITVGDSAALQIGANEGQSMSISINAMDASNLGVSSIDVTSATSAESSITTINDAITTVSSERAKLGAYQNRLEHTINNLNTASENLTASESRIRDVDMAKEMMEFTKNNILQQAAQAMLAQAQQQPQGVLQLLR from the coding sequence ATGAGAATTAATCACAATATTTCTGCATTAAATACTTATTCAAGATTAAGTGCAGCTAATACAATGCAAAGCAAATCATTAGAAAAATTATCATCAGGTATGAGAATTAACAGAGCAGGAGACGATGCAGCAGGACTTGCAATCTCTGAAAAAATGAGAGCTCAGATCAGAGGTTTAGAGCAAGCTTCAAGAAACGCTCAAGATGGTATTTCAATGATTCAAACAGCAGAAGGTGCATTAAACGAAACACAAGCTATTTTACAAAGAATGAGAGAACTTGCAGTACAAGCTACTAACGATACAAACGTAGATGCAGATAGACAAGCATTACAAGATGAGATTGACCAGTTAGTAGATGAAATCGATAGAATAGCAAATACAACTGAGTTTAATACAAAAAATTTATTAAATGGTAGCCTGGGAGTAAGCGTTGAAGACTCATCTATAGTTACTAAAGCATCGATGTCTGCTGATACTCAAAATGGAACATATACAGTAGATTTATCAGGGGCTACTTTAGGTACAACTGCTAATATTGGTGGTGCTATAGCTACTGATGCTAGTGGATTAGCACAAGGTACGGGTACTTTGACGGTTAATGGTGTAGATTTTTCTATAGATACTACAACTAGATTAGAAGATTTAGCTTCAGACATTACAAATAAGGTTAATGGTGTAACAGCTACTTATGACAGTGTTGCTGATACATTTAATATAGAAACAGATGAAGTAGGTGCAGACCAAACATTAGATGTTACAGCAAGTGCTGCCAACTTAATAAACGGTGAAGACTGGTCAGGTGGTTCTGCAATTAGTGCGACTGGTACTAACATTTCAGGCGTAAATGTAGATGGTATGGGTGCAGACACAAATGTTGCATATGATGGAAATAAAGTTATAGTTACAGGAGGAAACTCAAAAGGATTAGAGTTCGAAGCATTACAAGTAGGTTCATCAGTAGATATAACTGTAGGGGACAGTGCTGCATTGCAAATAGGAGCTAATGAAGGGCAAAGCATGAGCATTAGTATCAATGCAATGGATGCTAGCAACTTAGGAGTATCATCAATAGATGTAACAAGTGCAACAAGCGCAGAGAGCTCAATTACAACAATTAACGATGCTATAACTACAGTTTCTTCTGAAAGAGCTAAGCTTGGTGCATACCAAAACAGATTAGAGCATACTATAAACAACTTAAACACAGCTTCAGAAAACTTAACAGCATCAGAATCAAGAATTAGAGACGTAGATATGGCTAAGGAAATGATGGAATTCACTAAGAATAATATCTTACAACAAGCTGCTCAAGCAATGTTGGCTCAAGCCCAGCAACAACCTCAAGGAGTATTACAGCTTCTTAGGTAA
- the csrA gene encoding carbon storage regulator CsrA, whose translation MLILARKKEESIMIGDNIEIVVVDIDEGKVKLGIKAPKDIDVHRKEIYEEIQISNKEAANTNKIDFDALKNIFRK comes from the coding sequence ATGTTGATACTAGCCAGAAAAAAAGAAGAAAGTATAATGATAGGGGATAACATAGAGATAGTAGTGGTCGACATAGATGAAGGAAAAGTAAAGCTAGGCATAAAAGCCCCAAAGGATATAGATGTACATAGAAAAGAAATATATGAAGAAATACAAATATCAAACAAAGAAGCAGCAAACACTAACAAAATTGATTTTGATGCATTAAAAAATATCTTTAGGAAATAG
- a CDS encoding YjfB family protein, translated as MDIAAMSTMLSQGKVMQQASISVMKMAMNSAENSGQMIKELADTNTKMMEMSVNPHIGGNIDIRL; from the coding sequence ATGGATATAGCTGCAATGTCAACTATGTTAAGTCAAGGAAAGGTAATGCAGCAGGCCAGTATTTCTGTAATGAAAATGGCTATGAATTCTGCTGAGAATTCAGGTCAAATGATTAAGGAATTAGCAGATACAAATACAAAAATGATGGAAATGTCAGTAAATCCTCATATAGGAGGAAACATAGATATCAGATTATAA